From Hypanus sabinus isolate sHypSab1 chromosome 9, sHypSab1.hap1, whole genome shotgun sequence:
accatcacctcctacaccatcacctcctgtaccatcacctcctaccccatcacctcctacaccatcacttcctacacatCACCTCTAAAACCATCACATCTTACACCATTACCTcctgcaccatcacctcctacaccatcacctcctacaccaccacttccttcaccaccacctccttcaccatcacctccggcaccatcacctcctacaccatcaccccctacaccatcaactcctacaccatcacctccatcaccatcacctcctacaacaaTGCCTCCTAcaccatcatccccctcaccatcacctcctacaccatcacctccttcaccatcacctcctacaccatcacctcctacaccatcacttcctacagcatcacctcctacaccatcaccttcaccaccacctccttcaccatcaactGCTACACCATAACCTcctgcaccatcacctcctaccccattatctcctacaccatcacttcctacactattacttcctacaccatcacctcctacaccatcacctcctaaaCCACCacttcctgcaacaccacttccTACAACATCACCTTCACCCCCACCaccttcaccatcacctcctacaccaacacctcctacaccatcacctccttcaccatcacctcttgCACTATCACCACCTACACCAACACCTCCTACACAGTCATCTcttacaccaccacctcctacaccatcacctccagcACCATCTCCTCCTACAACAACACCTCTTACACAACCATTTCCTGCACCATGtcctcctgcaccatcacctcctacagcAAAACCTCCTGCACCATCAACTCCTACATCACCACCTACTACACCACCAccacctacaccatcacctcctaccccatcatctcctacaccatcacttcctacaccatcacctcctacaccatcacctcctacaccatcacctcctacacctgcacctcctacaccatcacctgcTACACCAAAACCTCCTACACCActacctcctacaccatcacctcctacaccaaaACCTCCTACACCActacctcctacaccatcacctccttcaccatcacctcctacaccatcacctcctacaccatcacttcctacaacatcacctcctacaccatcaccttcaccaccacctccttcaccatcaacacCTACACCATAACCTCatgcaccatcacctcctaccccattatctcctacaccatcacttcctacactattacttcctacaccatcacctcctacaccatcaccccctacaccaccacttcctgcaacaccacttccTACAACATcaccttcaccaccaccaccttcaccatcacctcttacaccatcacctcctacaccacctcctcctacaccatcacctcctacaccaacacctcctacaccatcacctccttcaccatcacctcttacaccatcacctcctacaccaacacctcctacaccatcacctccttcaccatcacctcttgCACCATCACCACCTATACCAACACCTCCTACACAGTCATCTCTTACACCACCACCTCCTgctccaccacctcctacaccatcacctccaacaccatcacctcCTGTACCACCAActactacaccatcacctccttcaccatcacctcttacaccatcacctcctacaccatcacttcctacaccatcacttcctacagcatcaccttctacactatcacctcctacaccatcacctccttcaccatcacctcctataccaccacctcctacaccatcacttcctgcACCATCATctcttacaccatcacctccaGCACCATCTCCTCCTACAAcaacacctcctacaccatcacctcttacaccaccATTTCCTGCACCATCACCTCCTGCACCACCTCCTACAGCAACACCCCCTGCACCATCTATTCCTACATCACCACCTACAACACCACCAccacctacaccatcacctcctacaccatcacctcctgcaccatcacctcctaccccatcacctcctacaccaccacttcctgcaacaccacttccTATAACATCACCTTCACCCCCACCACCTTCACCATCATctcttacaccatcacctccaGCACCATCTCCTCCTACAAcaacacctcctacaccatcacctcttacacAACCATTTCCTGCACCATCACCTcctgcaccatcacctcctacagcAAAACCTCCTGCACCATCAACTCCTACATCACCACCTACTACACCACCACCACCTACAcaatcacctcctacaccatcacctcctgcaccatcacctcctacaccatcacttcctacaccatcacttcctacacatCACCTCTAAAACCATCACATCTTACACCATTACCTcctgcaccatcacctcctacaccatcacctcctacaccaccacttccttcaccaccacctccttcaccatcacctccagcaccatcacctcctacaccatcacctccttcaccatcacctcctacaccatcacctcctacaccatcacttcctacagcatcacctcctacaccatcaccttcaccaccacctccttcaccatcaactcctacaccataacctcctgcaccatcacctcctaccccattatctcctacaccatcacttcctacactattacttcctacaccatcacctcctacaccatcacctcctacaccaccacttcctgcaacaccacttccTACAACATCACCTTCACCCCCAGcaccttcaccatcacctcttacaccatcacctcctacaccacctcctcctacaccatcacctcctacaccaacacctcctacaccatcacctccttcaccatcacctcttgCACCATCACCTCCTGTACCACCAAct
This genomic window contains:
- the LOC132400054 gene encoding acanthoscurrin-2-like gives rise to the protein GGVGVGGDGVGGGGVVGGTGGDGVGGDGVGGGGAGGGGVRDDCEVMVQEDMVQEMVV